GCCACGTAGGCGCCGTACGCCTCGGGGAACACGGCGACGTGGAAGTGCGATGGGTGGTACTCGCGCGTGACGTCGAGCACGCCGGCCTTCTCCAGCGAGAGCAGCGTACGCTCGAGCCACGCGCGCGTCGCGGCCTTCGCCGGTACGCGCAGGTCCACCGCCATGCCGGCTGGGTGCACGGAGAGGTCGCTGGCGTTGCTCGGCTGCTCGTCGAGCGGCCGCACGAGGCTCGTCACCACCATGCGCTCGCCAGTCGCCTCGTGGTACTGCGCGGCGAGGCGGTCGACGAAGAGGTGCACCTCGGGCCGGGCGTACGGGAACGACACGCCGCTCAGCGCGAGATCGGCGCTCGGCGCAACCGGCTCCAGCCGCCCCTCGGCGACGAACTCGCGCACCTGCGACGGCGAGCCGAGGAACGTGTAGTCGAGCGCCACGGCGGCGGCGTGCTGTCGCACCATCGATGCGTGCGACCCGCTGAGGCCGGCCGCCGCGGCGGAACGCGACAGACTCGCGAGCGCGACGGTGAGCGCGACGCCGCGCCAGATGGACGACTTCATGACTGCTCCTCCGGGCCGGCGACACAGAGCGGCATCGCGCGGACGGACGCACGCGCGACGTGGGCCGCGGACACCGGAGGGGAATGTGACCGGCGTCACGCGGACATGTGTACTACCACACGTCCGCGCTCGCGTTCCATCGGCGACCGCTAGTCGGGCAGTCGCGCGAG
This DNA window, taken from Gemmatirosa kalamazoonensis, encodes the following:
- a CDS encoding DUF5715 family protein encodes the protein MKSSIWRGVALTVALASLSRSAAAAGLSGSHASMVRQHAAAVALDYTFLGSPSQVREFVAEGRLEPVAPSADLALSGVSFPYARPEVHLFVDRLAAQYHEATGERMVVTSLVRPLDEQPSNASDLSVHPAGMAVDLRVPAKAATRAWLERTLLSLEKAGVLDVTREYHPSHFHVAVFPEAYGAYVARMGPTEAARAAAPAPMPNATMVPAAAAAPDLIVAAPRGAPHALVALAALLMVVPLGAAAVAHRRTPSGV